AGTGGTGCAACAGCTGCTTATGTTACCGATGATGAACTAGCAATTGGTTTGTTAGATGGCATGATCGATGCTGGTGTTAAAGTGCCAGAAGAATTCGAGATCATTACAAGCAATAACTCATTATTAACAGAAGTTGTTCGTCCACGTCTTTCAAGTGTAACACAACCGTTATATGATATTGGTGCGGTAGCAATGCGCTTATTGACAAAATTGATGAACAAAGAAGAAATTGAAGATAAAACAGTTATCTTACCATATGGTATGGATCAAAAAGGTTCAACTAAATAAAAAACATAGTTGAAAGTATCTGTTACTGATCAGCTACACTCCCTACAAAGTAGATTCTAGCATTAAAAGCTAGTATACTTACTTTAGGGGAGTGTTTTTTTGATGAACACTAAATGATATAACTAGAAAAGGAGTGGTAATCGATGAATATGAGAGAAAGAATCATTGCAGGTAAATTATTTTTAGATGATTGTGAAGGCTTGCCTGAAGAACGATTACAAGCTAAAAAAAGAATGATGGCTTTTAATCAAACAGCACCTGATGAATTAGAAAAAAGATTTCAGTTACTAGATGCCATTTTTGGAACAAAAATAAATGCATGGATCGAACCACCATTTTATTTTTGTTATGGTCATAATATCGAAATTGGGGAAGAATGTTACTTAAATATGGGGTGTAGTTTTATTGATGATGCTAAAATTACAATTGGAAATAACGTTGCATTTGGTCCTGGTGTGACGATTGCAACAGTTGGACATCCTATTCATCCTGATTACCGTCGATTGATGTATGGTAGTCCGGTAACGATTGAGAATAACTGCTGGATCGGAGCCAATACGACTATTTGTCCAGGAGTCACGATAGGCAAAAATAGTGTAGTGGGTGCTGGTAGTATTGTAACA
The DNA window shown above is from Enterococcus sp. 12C11_DIV0727 and carries:
- a CDS encoding sugar O-acetyltransferase; translation: MNMRERIIAGKLFLDDCEGLPEERLQAKKRMMAFNQTAPDELEKRFQLLDAIFGTKINAWIEPPFYFCYGHNIEIGEECYLNMGCSFIDDAKITIGNNVAFGPGVTIATVGHPIHPDYRRLMYGSPVTIENNCWIGANTTICPGVTIGKNSVVGAGSIVTKDIPENSVAVGNPCKVIRKINEKDRTFYYKDQPLLEEDIEEVYRLNNLE